In Saccharomyces eubayanus strain FM1318 chromosome II, whole genome shotgun sequence, the genomic stretch GTGGTAAGTAGAGTTAACATCGTGAACATTAACCACTTGTTCAGGCCCAACATGACAAAACATTGCAATCTTGTCAATTGTTGGCTTGTCCAATGTTTCAGAGCATCTGCAGGCAATCATGTCTGGGATCAAACCAAGAGATCTCAAACCTTTGATGGCGGCTTGAGTTGGCTTAGTCTTTTGTTCGCCATGGATGACGGGCACTAGAGAGACGTGAATCAATGCGAAATTTTCCTTACCAACCTTGAATTGAAATTGTCTTAGTGCTTCTACAAAAGGCGCACTCTCAATGTCACCAACGGTACCACCCAATTCGATGATACAGACGTCTGGTTCCATTCCTGTATCATCGACAGGAATCTTGGCCACACGTTCAATCCAATCTTGAATAGCATTGGTTAAGTGAGGAACGATTTGCACGGTCTTACCCAAATAATCACCCTTCCTTTCCCTAGCAATAACATGCGAGTATATCTTACCGGTGGTAATGTTATGGTCTTTAGTCAATGTTACACCAAGGTATCTTTCGTAATTACCCAAATCTAAATCGGTTTCACCACCATCATCAAGTACGAAACACTCACCATGTTCTAAAGGAGACATAGTACCAGCATCGATGTTCATGTAAGGATCAATTTTAATCGAGGTGACTTTTAAGCCGAGTGTCTTCAATAGCATACCGGTTGAAGATGCAAGAACACCTTTACCGATACCGGAAATGACACCACCTGAAACAACAACgtacttcattttctgtttatggttttccttttcttgtttaagTCGATTCTGGTATATTTCCTCAAAACTTGTTTTGAAACCCTCTCGACCTTAAGTTGGCAAATAAATGTCAAATTCTAAAACAATTTAGCGTTCAATTGAATATCAAATCTATGGTTCCACTCGATGAGATGAgctctgaaaaaattttgaaaaaaaaaaatcgccaaaaaagaaaaaaaatgaaaaatgaaagatgaaaaagttttggtCATTTTACACGGTATGACCTTATATATGTTATGTAGGGCACAAAATGTGAAAGCCCTAGGCCTATGGATATGTCAAATCACTAACTACGAAAGAGGATATTTTAGAATAATCAATTGTTAGATTATTGGTACATGAGCTTTAGAAGGCTTGCtggaagaaatttttatccAGAGAAGAAGTTTGACAGCTAGGAAGCACAAAGGGGTTGAGCAGAAGGTTCAATTGTCTCGTTCGAAAAGTGACTCCTtcgaggaaaaaaaaacataccGCAACAATATGTTTCCGGGCTTAATGAGAATGAATCTCTCCGCAAGGATGAGCGATCTTACTGTCAAGGGTGCGTCAAACTCTCtcttaaaaaatattaaccCTATTGCTAAGAGATTCAAGCACGAGTATGCGCCAAGGTTTAaaattcaacaaaagaagcagaaggGCAGAGTACCCGTTCGTACCGGTGGTTCTATTAAAGGATCTACTATACAATTCGGTAAGTACGGGCTACGTTTGAAAAGCGAAGGTATCAGGATAACTGCACAGCAGCTGAAAGAAGCAGATAACGCTATTATGAGATACGTCAGACCTTTGACCAATGGTCATTTGTGGAGACGTTTATGTACAAACGTGGCCGTCTGTGTTAAAGGTAACGAAACAAGAATGGGTAAAGGTAAAGGTGGATTCGATCATTGGATGGTGAGAGTACCCACAGGGAAAGTTCTTTTTGAGATAAACGGTGACGATTTGCACGAAAAAGTCGCACGTGAAGCCTTTAGAAAAGCTGGTACCAAATTGCCTGGGGTATACGAATTTATATCTTTGGATTCACTGGTAAGAGTCGGATTGCGTAGCTTTAAGAATCCTAAAGACGATCCCGTGAAGAATTTCTACGAAGAGAATGCAAAGAAACCGTCCAAGAAATACttgaatgttttgaaatctCAAGAACCACAATATAAACTCTTCAGAGGACGTTAAAAACCTGCGCATACCATGtatacatgtatatatttactaCAACAATATTGATATTCACAATCAACCAGTCAAATTAATTGTATGGCTATGTAATAGCAAACTAAGATATGTTTAATATCCTCTCTGCGGTTCTTTCTGTGCGGGAGAATAGGAGTTTTTCCCCGAAGTGAGCGCTGAAGAAACATAAGACGTAAAAAACATCTATCTATTTGATCTGTTTATAGTATGAAAATTGAGAAGTATTCAAGCATCGAAGAAAAGCCACAAAATTCATTGGAACCAGGTCGTTAACTAAGTTTTTAGAGTCAAGATTTTCTATTGGCGAGATATTTTCATGAACAATGGAACGCAAGAAGACGCTTATAAACTCAAGTGtttctaataataatagtgCCATTAAGGGTCTGCAGTTATTCATAGCTGATCTTCGTTCTTCACAACAAGCACAGGAGCAGGAAAAGAGAATACATTCTGAAATCGTTAAAATCAAGCAGCATTTCGAtattgcaaagaaaaaacaaggcAATCACGACAGATTAGGTGGttatcaaaggaaaaagtaTGTTGCCAAATTGGCGTACATTTATATCACTTCCAATACGACAAAGTTGAATGAAATTCTATTCGGGCTAGACCAGACGGTAGAGCTGCTGAAATCCAACTCGTTTTCCGAGAAATTCATTGGTTACATGACCCTTGAATTGCTTTATGAACATAATGAAGTTGTAAAAAGAATTAATGATAGGGTTAATTACCAATTGATCAAAGACCTCTCTTCTCCCGATGATAATTTTGTTGCACTGGCTCTAAATTTTGTCGGTGTAGTAGGGAAGGTCACGAACCGCTTGGCGTACAACGATGACATCACAACGGGtgtattcaaaatattaagATCCCCAACTTCCTCCCTTTacgtaaagaaaaaatccGCTTTATCATTTCTAGCACTATTAAAAAGCAACCATTCCATATTAACCGAGGATTTACAGCGTAAACAATTATGGATACAAAGAATATTGAGTTTACTGGATGATACAGAAAACTATAGACTAACTTTGGCCACTGTCCCGCTAATCGAATTTATTGCAAAATACATTGATCCTAGTTATTGTACAAGACTATTACCTCAATTGACTGAGATTTTGTACAACTGTGTGGTTGTTGGTACCTCCAATTCTAATGACAATCAGTTCCCGCTGGAATACAAGTTTGCGAATATGCCTAACCCTTGGTTGATAACTAAGGTGGTATCTTTGTTAAGCATTTTAATTGCTTCTCCAACGGAAAGAGATTTTGGTGCGTTATTACAAACCAATAATATAGATGACGAAATTCTAAATAAGCTTCGAAAATGTGTCTCTGTTGCCATCGAATTAGGCACTAGACAAGGTCAAGATCCAATGGAACGTATTGTCCAAAACACAgtgttgttttcattgataAATTTTGCCTCTAAGTTAGAACCATCGGATGAGGCCATCGGGAATTCAGTGTCAGCATTATGCTCCCTGCTGGCATCGAAAGAGATCAATATTCGGTATTTAACATTGGACTCATTGGTTAAACTATGCTCTTCAAGCGGTAAGCCAGCAATCGATGCAGTTCGTTATAAAAATCTGGATATGATTTTCCACCTATTGAACACTGAAAGAGATTCGTCTATTGTTAGAAAAGTCGTCGACTTGCTATATACCTTCACCGATGCGGAAAATGTCAAAATTATTGTTGATGGATTGTTGCAGTATATTTTATCTCCAAAAAATCTTGCTGAACCACAAATAAAATCCGATATTGCTGTTAAGATTGCCATCCTAACCGAAAAATATGCTACTGACATTAATTGGTTTGTAATTATTTCGTTGAAATTGTTATCGTTAACATCGAATACCACTATTAATGATGACGAGATCTGGCAACGGTTATGTCAAATCGTAGTCAACAATCCATCTTTGCACAAGTTGACATGCGAGCAACTTGTGGATTATTTATGTAAAAAGCAAGCATCAGAAGCTATCATCAAAGCCGCAGCATTCCTGTTGGGTGAATATTCCAGCCTCATTATTGATAGGATTTCGGGTGTAAATTTATTTAGTTTGTTTGCTGAAAAGTATTTTAGCGTGCCAAACGTAGCTAAAGCAATGATATTAACCACAATGATCAAGTTGTACAAAACC encodes the following:
- the APL3 gene encoding Apl3p encodes the protein MERKKTLINSSVSNNNSAIKGLQLFIADLRSSQQAQEQEKRIHSEIVKIKQHFDIAKKKQGNHDRLGGYQRKKYVAKLAYIYITSNTTKLNEILFGLDQTVELLKSNSFSEKFIGYMTLELLYEHNEVVKRINDRVNYQLIKDLSSPDDNFVALALNFVGVVGKVTNRLAYNDDITTGVFKILRSPTSSLYVKKKSALSFLALLKSNHSILTEDLQRKQLWIQRILSLLDDTENYRLTLATVPLIEFIAKYIDPSYCTRLLPQLTEILYNCVVVGTSNSNDNQFPLEYKFANMPNPWLITKVVSLLSILIASPTERDFGALLQTNNIDDEILNKLRKCVSVAIELGTRQGQDPMERIVQNTVLFSLINFASKLEPSDEAIGNSVSALCSLLASKEINIRYLTLDSLVKLCSSSGKPAIDAVRYKNLDMIFHLLNTERDSSIVRKVVDLLYTFTDAENVKIIVDGLLQYILSPKNLAEPQIKSDIAVKIAILTEKYATDINWFVIISLKLLSLTSNTTINDDEIWQRLCQIVVNNPSLHKLTCEQLVDYLCKKQASEAIIKAAAFLLGEYSSLIIDRISGVNLFSLFAEKYFSVPNVAKAMILTTMIKLYKTSPEIGSNVIKFFQLELNSLDIELQTRSFEYLNIIQLAKVSGNANMLQILFEPMPPFNSKSNPLLKRLGTLPTSAGSATLINTSSAASSSTPDLVPKRASSTQSIGVPMPPPSRRNTVIDGNSKIDLSEDSSGRDSYYSRQILAPNWREGFTRMISHKQGVLYTSSLIKVFYRITTPDPQEPYAFQVSLAYINLTEWEITGLSTQVIASKTQDNPEYVIMNVNVPSAATIKPHKRVEQSYEVSVRKSFDVEDSPILAIHFKCGGSTNTINLKTAIGVTTTLVSSEINPSMHLTLAQFIGRWRTLSDALGKDGEYQIYGIKLNKDFKKVETIDLEDGLVLLRQILKRLGFDIVEQTSVHSTLFVSGIIHTKSEGNFGCLMKIQYQENGLANVTCKTTTAGPLAKYIVECIRDVLTK
- the MRPL16 gene encoding mitochondrial 54S ribosomal protein uL16m, coding for MFPGLMRMNLSARMSDLTVKGASNSLLKNINPIAKRFKHEYAPRFKIQQKKQKGRVPVRTGGSIKGSTIQFGKYGLRLKSEGIRITAQQLKEADNAIMRYVRPLTNGHLWRRLCTNVAVCVKGNETRMGKGKGGFDHWMVRVPTGKVLFEINGDDLHEKVAREAFRKAGTKLPGVYEFISLDSLVRVGLRSFKNPKDDPVKNFYEENAKKPSKKYLNVLKSQEPQYKLFRGR